In one Methanomicrobia archaeon genomic region, the following are encoded:
- a CDS encoding amidohydrolase: MLLRRYSPAMIIDARVRPPYKSLQQVLASAPGARPSVKRSPLVSGYERPASMAQKSLELFIAEMDAAGITRGVLVGRQAGHRKASNDDIAELRDRYPDRFPVALAGINGTDVNAAVAEIERTITDLKFAGVAIDPGWWAPPCYVDDKRIYPIYALCAELGGVLYLTCSLMQGPDISYAEPYRIQRVATDFPTLKIVVVHGAFPFVREMIGVMIANASLGNLWVLPDFFQFIPGFPGGQEWVDAANHYLSDRVLYGSSYPVRPLQQSLVEFRRFSYRPEVLERLLWKNAAELLGIRD; this comes from the coding sequence ATGTTACTACGACGCTACTCACCCGCAATGATCATTGATGCGCGTGTGCGGCCGCCGTACAAGAGTTTGCAGCAGGTGCTGGCATCCGCGCCGGGAGCGCGGCCATCGGTCAAGCGCAGCCCACTTGTTAGCGGCTACGAACGGCCAGCGTCGATGGCCCAGAAATCGCTCGAACTCTTCATCGCAGAGATGGATGCGGCTGGCATTACTCGTGGTGTGCTGGTAGGCCGCCAGGCAGGGCACCGTAAGGCTTCAAACGATGATATCGCAGAACTCCGTGACCGGTACCCAGATCGATTCCCCGTGGCGCTCGCCGGTATTAACGGAACAGACGTGAATGCGGCGGTCGCAGAGATCGAGCGGACCATCACGGACCTGAAGTTTGCGGGCGTTGCGATCGATCCCGGATGGTGGGCGCCACCATGCTACGTGGACGATAAACGGATTTATCCGATTTATGCGCTGTGTGCAGAGCTTGGCGGCGTGCTGTATCTAACCTGCAGCTTGATGCAGGGCCCGGATATTTCATACGCAGAGCCCTATCGCATCCAGCGGGTCGCGACTGACTTCCCAACGCTCAAGATTGTGGTGGTGCATGGCGCGTTCCCCTTTGTCCGCGAGATGATCGGGGTGATGATCGCGAATGCGTCGCTGGGTAACCTGTGGGTGCTGCCCGACTTCTTCCAGTTCATTCCCGGGTTCCCAGGTGGACAGGAGTGGGTGGACGCCGCGAACCATTATTTGAGCGATCGAGTACTCTATGGCTCTTCGTATCCCGTGAGGCCATTGCAGCAGAGCCTGGTAGAGTTTAGGAGATTCTCGTACAGGCCTGAGGTGCTGGAGCGATTGCTCTGGAAGAATGCGGCAGAGCTGTTAGGGATAAGGGATTAA
- a CDS encoding MBL fold metallo-hydrolase: MIFNRITSPGLAHNSYFIGSQATAAVVDPRRDGEIYLELAAREELRIRYIFETHRNEDYVVGSIELAERTGAEIFHGPGLDWGYGTRLHEGAVFQIGRLELSALHTPGHTDESMSYVLTDRSTGTEPIMVFTGDALFVSDAGRTDLYGPDEARRLAGLLYTSIFEKLLPLGDSVILCPAHGAGSVCGSNISERNESTLGIERKQNPVLQVRTKEEFVAQKLREHHERPPYFRQMERYNLEGAPRLGRISLPPPLPPSEFKKELEHGAVVLDARTPAGFGGAHIKGAYNIWLGGIPAFAGWVFSYDTPLLLVLESRAELETAVRYLIRLGYDQIAGYLKGGIVQWYNAGLPVEQLALSTVDELKSRLESDEDLIVLDVRDENEWREGHIKGALHIYVGQLPNRLDEVPRDRPISVFCNIGHRASLAASILLRAGYTNLCCDVLGSMRAWNAKKFPVTRDERA, translated from the coding sequence GTGATCTTTAACCGAATTACATCGCCGGGCTTGGCGCATAACTCGTACTTTATTGGCTCTCAGGCTACCGCAGCGGTTGTTGATCCGCGCAGGGATGGCGAGATCTATCTCGAGCTTGCAGCGCGTGAGGAGCTGCGTATCAGGTACATCTTCGAGACGCATCGGAATGAGGACTATGTAGTCGGGTCGATTGAGCTGGCTGAGCGCACCGGTGCAGAGATCTTTCACGGTCCGGGTCTGGACTGGGGCTACGGCACAAGGCTGCATGAGGGCGCGGTATTCCAGATCGGGCGTCTGGAGCTCTCCGCACTGCACACTCCGGGCCACACTGATGAGAGCATGTCCTACGTTTTGACCGACCGATCGACCGGTACTGAGCCGATCATGGTCTTCACGGGCGATGCGCTCTTTGTCAGTGACGCGGGTCGAACGGATCTGTACGGGCCAGATGAAGCGCGGCGACTGGCTGGTTTGCTCTACACGAGCATATTTGAGAAGCTTCTCCCGCTCGGCGATAGCGTCATCCTCTGCCCCGCTCACGGTGCCGGCTCGGTCTGCGGCAGTAACATCAGCGAGCGAAATGAAAGCACGTTAGGTATCGAGCGGAAGCAAAATCCTGTGCTGCAGGTGCGAACTAAGGAGGAATTTGTCGCACAGAAGCTTCGCGAGCACCATGAACGTCCACCCTATTTCCGCCAGATGGAGCGGTACAATCTTGAAGGCGCACCTCGACTGGGTAGAATCTCGCTGCCACCACCCTTACCGCCCAGCGAGTTCAAGAAAGAACTGGAGCACGGCGCGGTCGTGCTCGATGCCCGAACGCCAGCGGGTTTTGGCGGGGCGCATATCAAGGGCGCGTACAATATCTGGCTCGGAGGGATACCAGCCTTTGCTGGCTGGGTCTTCTCTTACGATACCCCGCTGCTCCTGGTGCTCGAGTCCCGTGCCGAGCTCGAGACCGCGGTCCGCTACCTCATTCGCCTGGGATATGATCAGATTGCGGGATATCTTAAGGGTGGTATCGTCCAGTGGTACAATGCCGGCCTTCCGGTTGAACAGCTTGCGCTCTCGACGGTGGATGAGCTGAAAAGCCGGCTTGAGAGCGACGAGGATCTTATTGTGCTCGACGTGCGTGACGAGAACGAATGGCGAGAAGGGCATATCAAAGGCGCGCTCCATATTTACGTGGGGCAGCTTCCGAATCGGTTGGATGAAGTCCCGCGCGATCGTCCGATCTCCGTTTTCTGCAATATTGGCCACCGTGCGAGCTTGGCTGCGAGCATCCTGCTCCGCGCAGGCTATACCAACCTCTGCTGCGACGTGCTCGGCAGTATGCGCGCGTGGAATGCCAAGAAGTTCCCCGTGACACGGGACGAGCGTGCATGA